The Monodelphis domestica isolate mMonDom1 chromosome 7, mMonDom1.pri, whole genome shotgun sequence genome window below encodes:
- the AQP8 gene encoding aquaporin-8 isoform X2: protein MCESKSESRKMMEQNLCHRYEQYFQPCIVELLGSALFIFIGCLSVIENVEGVGRLQPALAHGLALGLTIAILGNISGGHFNPAVSLAAVLIGGLNYMMLIPYCISQLCGGIIGAALAKAVSPEERFLNASGAAFTTITGDDQVGGAVVAETIMTLFLILTVCMGAINEKTKSPLAPLCIGFTVTVDILAGGAISGACMNPARAFGPAVMSNYWKYQWVYWLGPLAASLIAGTLIRILIGDQKIRLFLKHQ, encoded by the exons ATGTGTGAGTCCAAGTCCGAGAGCAGGAAGATGATGGAACAGAACCTGTGTCACAGGTATGAACAATACTTCCAGCCCTGCATCGTGGAGCTGCTAGGCTCTGCTCTCTTCATCTTCATTGGCTGCTTGTCGGTCATCGAGAACGTTGAAGGGGTTGGTCGTCTGCAGCCTGCACTAGCCCATGGGCTGGCCCTTGGCCTCACCATTGCCATTTTGGGGAATATCAG TGGTGGTCATTTTAATCCAGCTGTCTCCTTGGCTGCCGTATTGATTGGAGGTTTGAATTACATGATGCTCATCCCATATTGCATCTCCCAGCTGTGTGGTGGGATCATAGGAGCTGCTTTAGCCAAG gcAGTGAGCCCAGAAGAGAGATTCTTAAATGCTTCTGGTGCAGCCTTTACAACCATTACAGGGGATGATCAGGTGGGTGGTGCTGTGGTAGCTGAGACCATCATGACATTGTTCTTGATTTTGACTGTCTGCATGGGAGCCATCAATGAGAAGACTAAGAGCCCACTGGCTCCATTATGCATTGGTTTCACTGTGACTGTGGATATCCTGGCAGG AGGGGCTATATCTGGAGCCTGCATGAATCCTGCCCGAGCTTTTGGACCTGCAGTGATGTCCAACTACTGGAAATACCAATGGGTCTACTGGCTGGGGCCTCTGGCAGCTAGCTTGATTGCAGGAACCCTGATCAG GATTCTCATTGGGGATCAGAAAATCCGCCTGTTTCTAAAACACCAGTGA
- the AQP8 gene encoding aquaporin-8 isoform X1, whose protein sequence is MRKLSLKEMKCLPQDHTATIPMCESKSESRKMMEQNLCHRYEQYFQPCIVELLGSALFIFIGCLSVIENVEGVGRLQPALAHGLALGLTIAILGNISGGHFNPAVSLAAVLIGGLNYMMLIPYCISQLCGGIIGAALAKAVSPEERFLNASGAAFTTITGDDQVGGAVVAETIMTLFLILTVCMGAINEKTKSPLAPLCIGFTVTVDILAGGAISGACMNPARAFGPAVMSNYWKYQWVYWLGPLAASLIAGTLIRILIGDQKIRLFLKHQ, encoded by the exons atgaggaaactgagcctcaaagaaatgaaatgccttccccaggaccacacagcta CTATCCCCATGTGTGAGTCCAAGTCCGAGAGCAGGAAGATGATGGAACAGAACCTGTGTCACAGGTATGAACAATACTTCCAGCCCTGCATCGTGGAGCTGCTAGGCTCTGCTCTCTTCATCTTCATTGGCTGCTTGTCGGTCATCGAGAACGTTGAAGGGGTTGGTCGTCTGCAGCCTGCACTAGCCCATGGGCTGGCCCTTGGCCTCACCATTGCCATTTTGGGGAATATCAG TGGTGGTCATTTTAATCCAGCTGTCTCCTTGGCTGCCGTATTGATTGGAGGTTTGAATTACATGATGCTCATCCCATATTGCATCTCCCAGCTGTGTGGTGGGATCATAGGAGCTGCTTTAGCCAAG gcAGTGAGCCCAGAAGAGAGATTCTTAAATGCTTCTGGTGCAGCCTTTACAACCATTACAGGGGATGATCAGGTGGGTGGTGCTGTGGTAGCTGAGACCATCATGACATTGTTCTTGATTTTGACTGTCTGCATGGGAGCCATCAATGAGAAGACTAAGAGCCCACTGGCTCCATTATGCATTGGTTTCACTGTGACTGTGGATATCCTGGCAGG AGGGGCTATATCTGGAGCCTGCATGAATCCTGCCCGAGCTTTTGGACCTGCAGTGATGTCCAACTACTGGAAATACCAATGGGTCTACTGGCTGGGGCCTCTGGCAGCTAGCTTGATTGCAGGAACCCTGATCAG GATTCTCATTGGGGATCAGAAAATCCGCCTGTTTCTAAAACACCAGTGA